From Enhydrobacter sp., the proteins below share one genomic window:
- a CDS encoding DUF58 domain-containing protein: protein MTDTSTLHRSLELAGTLPALMVAADRVAATVIQGVHGRRRVGQGDAFWQYRPYRDGDSAGQIDWRQSARSRHLFVRETEWEAAASVWLWRDASPSMQYASLRGLDTKAVRAELIVLALASLLSDASERIAVLGSGMRPITGRVAVRRIAEQLFDETREETREETRTSPSLPPPSLPPLVPLPAHGTVVLVSDWLDPLEKIEQVVRHYASAGVRGHVVQVLDPAEEDLPFDGHVKFEGLEAEGQHTIRRVEAVRIAYGARLAAQREGLQRLARPADWTVHLHRTDKPPQTILLALYLAMADLRRLTAA, encoded by the coding sequence ATGACCGACACCTCAACCCTTCACCGCTCGCTCGAACTCGCCGGCACCCTGCCGGCGCTGATGGTGGCGGCCGACCGCGTGGCGGCGACGGTGATCCAGGGCGTGCATGGCCGGCGGCGCGTCGGCCAGGGCGACGCCTTCTGGCAGTACCGGCCCTATCGCGACGGCGACAGCGCCGGCCAGATCGACTGGCGCCAGAGCGCGCGCAGCCGCCACCTCTTCGTGCGCGAGACCGAATGGGAGGCCGCGGCCAGCGTGTGGCTGTGGCGCGATGCCTCGCCGTCCATGCAGTACGCCTCGCTGCGCGGACTCGACACCAAGGCGGTGCGCGCCGAACTGATCGTGCTCGCGCTGGCGAGCCTGCTGTCGGACGCCAGCGAACGGATCGCCGTGCTGGGCAGCGGCATGCGCCCGATCACCGGCCGGGTCGCCGTGCGCCGCATCGCCGAGCAGCTGTTCGACGAGACGCGCGAGGAGACGCGCGAGGAGACGCGCACGTCACCCAGCCTGCCGCCGCCAAGTCTGCCCCCCCTCGTGCCGCTGCCGGCGCACGGAACCGTCGTGCTGGTGTCGGACTGGCTCGATCCGCTCGAGAAGATCGAACAGGTCGTGCGGCACTATGCCAGCGCCGGCGTGCGCGGCCATGTCGTGCAGGTGCTCGATCCGGCCGAGGAGGACCTGCCGTTCGACGGCCACGTCAAGTTCGAGGGACTCGAGGCCGAGGGCCAGCACACGATTCGCCGGGTCGAGGCGGTGCGCATCGCCTATGGCGCGCGCCTCGCCGCGCAGCGCGAGGGACTGCAACGGCTGGCGCGGCCGGCCGACTGGACCGTGCACCTGCACCGCACCGACAAGCCACCGCAGACCATCCTGCTGGCGCTCTATCTCGCCATGGCCGACCTGCGTCGGCTGACGGCGGCGTGA
- a CDS encoding MoxR family ATPase — MPLFRPYFWASLALQIPSPRSAQVAPDTSTATDADAQAALADIERLGGQLRAARDAIGKVIYGQQDVIDQTLVALLSGGHLLLIGVPGLAKTKLVETLGIVLGMDAKRIQFTPDLMPADILGSEVLEETDSGRRSFRFIQGPVFAQLLMADEINRASPRTQSALLQSMQERHVTVAGKRYDLPAPFHVLATQNPLEQEGTYPLPEAQLDRFLLQVDVGYPDEAAERQIMIATTGANVPEALQALTPGELMAAQALVRRLPIGQSVVDAILKLVRAGRPESSDLDVVRQRVAWGPGPRASQAFMLACRARAIIQGRLAPSVDDVVALAGPILRHRMAVNFSARAEGVTVETVIAQMCARLG; from the coding sequence ATGCCCTTGTTCCGGCCTTATTTCTGGGCTTCCCTCGCACTTCAAATCCCCTCACCAAGGAGCGCCCAGGTGGCCCCCGATACCTCGACCGCAACCGACGCCGATGCGCAGGCCGCGCTCGCCGACATCGAGCGCCTGGGCGGCCAGTTGCGCGCCGCGCGCGACGCCATCGGCAAGGTCATTTATGGCCAGCAGGACGTGATCGATCAAACCCTGGTTGCGCTGCTGTCGGGCGGCCATCTGCTGCTGATCGGCGTGCCCGGCCTCGCCAAGACCAAGCTGGTCGAGACCCTGGGCATCGTGCTCGGCATGGACGCCAAGCGCATCCAGTTCACGCCCGACCTGATGCCGGCCGACATCCTGGGCTCGGAAGTGCTGGAGGAGACCGACAGCGGCCGCCGCTCCTTCCGCTTCATCCAGGGCCCGGTGTTCGCCCAGCTGCTGATGGCCGACGAGATCAACCGCGCCAGCCCGCGCACCCAGTCGGCGCTGCTGCAGTCGATGCAGGAGCGGCACGTCACGGTGGCCGGCAAGCGCTACGACCTTCCCGCCCCCTTTCATGTGCTCGCCACGCAGAACCCGCTCGAGCAGGAAGGGACCTATCCGCTGCCCGAGGCCCAGCTCGACCGCTTCCTGCTGCAGGTCGATGTCGGCTATCCCGACGAGGCGGCCGAGCGGCAGATCATGATCGCCACCACCGGCGCCAACGTGCCCGAGGCGCTTCAGGCGCTGACGCCCGGCGAGCTGATGGCGGCGCAGGCGCTGGTGCGCCGCCTGCCGATCGGCCAGAGCGTGGTCGACGCCATCCTCAAGCTGGTGCGCGCCGGCCGCCCCGAATCGAGCGACCTCGACGTCGTGCGCCAGCGCGTCGCCTGGGGCCCCGGCCCGCGCGCCAGCCAGGCCTTCATGCTGGCCTGCCGCGCCCGCGCCATCATCCAGGGCCGCCTCGCGCCGTCGGTCGACGACGTGGTGGCGCTGGCCGGCCCGATCCTGCGCCATCGCATGGCGGTGAACTTCTCCGCCCGCGCCGAAGGCGTCACGGTGGAGACCGTCATCGCCCAGATGTGCGCGCGGCTGGGGTGA
- a CDS encoding class I SAM-dependent methyltransferase, with protein sequence MTDPTYPTTSTPGTSTTQGQAPSSGLVDRILGRFTRSSTPFEIVFPDGRRRSFGEGPPSFTLTLRNREALRAFASMDEGRVGDAYVAGHVDIEGDMLRPFEVRRSMGDRHYLVTLWRFLQPLMFGQVHTNRKAIASHYDIDPDFFLSFLDREHPMYTQGVYDRPDDTLAAATVRKFDYCFEKLGLKPGDRILEIGPGWGAWFIYASQRGVKCTGLTISTASKAFLERRAAELGHDWTVVDCDFLAYQATEKYDAIVIMGVIEHLPDYGAVLAKFQSLLKPGGRVFLDGSACTKKYELSSFMVKYIYGGNHSFLVLHDFLTQMARTPLRVRELYNDRHDYFLTFQEWARNFDRNRDAVIARFGEFNYRRFRLYLWGAAYEFLSGSLDCYRMIIEYPQFTEAGVEIR encoded by the coding sequence ATGACTGATCCGACCTACCCCACCACCAGCACGCCGGGCACGTCCACGACCCAGGGCCAGGCCCCCTCTTCGGGGCTGGTCGACCGCATCCTCGGCCGATTCACCCGCTCGTCGACGCCCTTCGAGATCGTCTTCCCCGACGGCCGCCGCCGCAGCTTCGGCGAGGGGCCGCCGAGCTTCACGCTCACCCTGCGCAACCGCGAGGCCCTGCGCGCCTTCGCCAGCATGGACGAGGGCCGGGTCGGCGACGCCTATGTCGCGGGCCATGTCGACATCGAGGGCGACATGCTGCGGCCCTTCGAGGTCCGCCGCTCGATGGGCGACCGGCACTACCTCGTCACCCTGTGGCGCTTCCTGCAGCCCCTGATGTTCGGCCAGGTCCACACCAACCGCAAGGCGATCGCCAGCCACTACGACATCGACCCGGACTTCTTCCTGAGCTTCCTCGACCGCGAGCACCCGATGTACACGCAGGGCGTCTACGACCGCCCCGACGACACGCTCGCCGCCGCCACGGTCCGCAAGTTCGACTATTGCTTCGAGAAGCTCGGGCTCAAGCCCGGCGACCGCATCCTCGAGATCGGCCCGGGCTGGGGCGCGTGGTTCATCTACGCCTCGCAGCGCGGTGTGAAGTGCACCGGCCTCACCATCTCGACCGCGTCGAAGGCCTTCCTCGAGCGCCGCGCCGCCGAGCTGGGCCACGACTGGACCGTCGTCGACTGCGACTTCCTCGCCTACCAGGCGACGGAGAAGTACGACGCCATCGTCATCATGGGCGTGATCGAGCACCTGCCCGACTACGGCGCCGTGCTCGCCAAGTTCCAGTCGCTGCTCAAGCCGGGCGGCCGCGTCTTCCTCGACGGCAGCGCCTGCACGAAGAAGTACGAGCTGTCGAGCTTCATGGTGAAGTACATTTACGGCGGCAACCATTCCTTCCTGGTGCTGCACGACTTCCTCACCCAGATGGCCCGCACGCCGCTGCGCGTGCGCGAGCTCTACAACGACCGCCACGACTATTTCCTCACCTTCCAGGAATGGGCGCGCAACTTCGACCGCAACCGCGACGCCGTGATCGCCCGCTTCGGCGAGTTCAACTACCGCCGCTTCCGGCTCTATCTGTGGGGCGCCGCCTACGAGTTCCTGAGCGGCAGCCTCGACTGCTACCGCATGATCATCGAATACCCGCAGTTCACCGAGGCGGGCGTCGAGATCCGCTGA
- a CDS encoding DUF4159 domain-containing protein → MLNLGAFAFAAPGMLALLLALPVIYWLLRLMPPLPRLVRFPAIRLLIGLEPTEQTPVKMPWWLLLLRLLLAAALILAIARPLLNPQAELPGNGPLLLVIDDGWSSAPGWTTRIAHAERLIQRAERAGRPIALMGTAPPPLDAPVARRGALRADEVRAVLRAFRPKPWPTDRAAAAAELDRLQVDPAAYAVWLSDGIGAGPGDEGAARLTERLRRFSDLQVLLPDQASTPLLLLPPVAEGRDLKLRALRPAADGPRKIAVQAADEQGRVVARIDIDFAADATQGEGMLPAPAELRNRMARLDIEAQGGAGSAVLLDERHRRRPVSILGERPMAAGQPLLQEVYFLERALDPYVSLQIGDREAVLGRNTAVLLIPDSAAPSAADRDEIAKWIERGGVAVRFAGPNLAQGNDSLVPTPLRLGDRALGGVMSWGQPSALAEFPANSPFLGVPIPRDVRIQQQVLAEPTADLADKTWARLADGTPLVTGEKRGQGYLVLFHTTANTNWSNMSLSGLFVNMLQRLVTLSRGVAGDGVNKALKPWRTLDGFGRLGAPPAGVQILPADANETFQPRPTTPPGLYGDEHAQVAFNIGGRVPTPRPLALPSGVATDRLSEGGETDLAKWFLLAAALLLLLDLAISLWLRGLLGRAVRIGRAAPAGLLVLAGLAVAAPDAPAQPAAVQPTIQPVADQRPGPAPLSEEQALRGSLDVRLAYIVTGDREVDELSHTGLQGLSEILRNRTSVEPADPVGLDLERDEARLYPFIYWPITPSQPALSPRAAANLDRYLRTGGIVFIDTRDQHLSFDRPAGGNPDLKRLLGGIETPPLVAMPADHVLTKAFYLLSDVPGRWQGGKLWIEAGSGRVNDGVTTIVIGSNDYVGAWAVDNRGRGQLPVSPGGETQREMAFRFGVNLVMHALTGNYKDDQVHLPDIMQRLRR, encoded by the coding sequence ATGCTGAACCTCGGCGCGTTCGCCTTCGCCGCGCCGGGCATGCTGGCGCTGCTGCTGGCGCTGCCGGTGATCTACTGGCTGCTGCGCCTGATGCCGCCGCTGCCCAGGCTGGTGCGCTTCCCGGCGATCCGCCTGCTGATCGGGCTCGAGCCGACCGAGCAGACGCCGGTGAAGATGCCGTGGTGGCTGCTGCTGCTGCGCCTGCTGCTGGCGGCGGCGCTGATCCTCGCCATCGCGCGGCCGCTGCTGAACCCGCAGGCCGAGCTGCCGGGCAACGGCCCGTTGCTGCTGGTGATCGACGACGGCTGGTCGTCGGCGCCGGGCTGGACGACGCGCATCGCCCATGCCGAGCGGCTGATCCAGCGCGCCGAGCGCGCCGGCCGGCCGATCGCGCTGATGGGCACCGCGCCGCCGCCGCTCGATGCGCCGGTCGCGCGCCGCGGCGCCCTGCGCGCCGACGAAGTGCGCGCCGTGCTGCGCGCCTTCCGGCCCAAGCCCTGGCCGACCGACCGCGCGGCCGCGGCGGCCGAACTCGACCGCCTGCAGGTCGACCCGGCGGCCTACGCCGTGTGGCTGAGCGACGGCATCGGCGCCGGACCGGGCGACGAGGGCGCGGCGCGCCTCACCGAACGGCTGCGCCGCTTCTCCGATTTGCAGGTCTTGCTGCCCGACCAGGCGAGCACGCCGCTGCTGCTGCTGCCGCCGGTGGCCGAGGGCCGCGACCTCAAGCTGCGCGCGCTGCGGCCGGCGGCCGACGGACCGCGCAAGATCGCGGTGCAGGCCGCCGACGAACAGGGCCGCGTCGTCGCCCGCATCGACATCGATTTCGCCGCCGACGCCACGCAAGGCGAAGGCATGCTGCCGGCGCCGGCCGAGCTGCGCAACCGCATGGCCCGCCTCGACATCGAGGCGCAGGGCGGCGCGGGCAGCGCCGTGCTGCTCGACGAGCGCCATCGCCGCCGGCCGGTGTCGATCCTCGGCGAGCGCCCGATGGCGGCCGGCCAGCCGCTCCTGCAGGAAGTCTATTTCCTCGAGCGCGCGCTCGATCCCTATGTCAGCCTGCAGATCGGCGATCGCGAGGCCGTGCTCGGCCGCAACACCGCCGTCCTGCTGATCCCCGACAGCGCCGCCCCGTCGGCGGCCGACCGCGACGAGATCGCCAAGTGGATCGAGCGCGGCGGCGTCGCCGTGCGCTTCGCCGGACCGAATCTCGCGCAGGGCAACGATTCGCTGGTGCCGACGCCGCTCAGGCTGGGCGACCGCGCGCTGGGCGGCGTCATGAGCTGGGGCCAGCCGAGCGCGCTCGCCGAGTTTCCCGCCAACAGCCCGTTCCTCGGCGTGCCGATCCCGCGCGACGTGCGCATCCAGCAGCAGGTGCTGGCCGAGCCGACGGCGGATCTCGCCGACAAGACCTGGGCGCGGCTGGCCGACGGCACGCCGCTGGTCACCGGGGAGAAGCGCGGCCAGGGATATCTCGTCCTGTTCCACACGACGGCGAACACGAACTGGAGCAACATGTCGCTCTCGGGGCTGTTCGTGAACATGCTGCAACGTCTGGTGACCCTGTCGCGCGGAGTGGCCGGAGACGGCGTCAACAAGGCGCTGAAGCCGTGGCGCACGCTCGACGGATTCGGGCGGCTGGGCGCGCCGCCGGCCGGCGTGCAGATCCTGCCCGCCGACGCCAACGAGACCTTCCAGCCGCGGCCGACGACGCCGCCCGGCCTCTATGGCGACGAGCACGCGCAGGTCGCGTTCAACATCGGCGGCCGGGTGCCGACGCCGCGCCCGCTGGCGCTGCCGTCGGGCGTCGCCACCGACCGTCTCTCCGAGGGCGGCGAGACCGATCTGGCGAAGTGGTTCCTGCTGGCGGCGGCACTGCTGCTGCTGCTCGACCTGGCGATCTCGCTGTGGCTGCGCGGCCTGCTGGGGCGCGCGGTGCGGATCGGCCGGGCGGCACCCGCCGGCCTGCTCGTCCTGGCCGGCCTCGCCGTCGCCGCGCCCGACGCCCCGGCGCAGCCGGCGGCGGTGCAGCCCACCATCCAGCCCGTCGCCGACCAGCGCCCCGGTCCCGCGCCGCTCAGCGAGGAGCAGGCGCTCAGGGGCTCGCTCGACGTGCGGCTGGCCTACATCGTCACCGGCGACAGGGAGGTCGACGAGCTGAGCCACACCGGGCTGCAGGGCCTGAGCGAGATCCTGCGCAACCGCACGTCGGTCGAGCCGGCCGATCCGGTCGGACTCGATCTCGAGCGCGACGAGGCGCGGCTCTATCCCTTCATCTACTGGCCGATCACGCCGAGCCAGCCGGCGCTCAGCCCGCGCGCCGCGGCCAATCTCGACCGCTACCTGCGCACCGGCGGCATCGTGTTCATCGACACGCGCGACCAGCATCTCAGCTTCGACCGGCCGGCCGGCGGCAATCCCGACCTCAAGCGGCTGCTCGGCGGCATCGAGACGCCGCCGCTGGTCGCCATGCCGGCCGACCATGTGCTGACCAAGGCGTTCTACCTTCTGTCGGACGTGCCGGGGCGCTGGCAGGGCGGCAAGCTGTGGATCGAGGCCGGCAGCGGCCGGGTCAACGACGGCGTCACCACCATCGTGATCGGCTCCAACGACTATGTCGGCGCCTGGGCGGTCGACAATCGCGGCCGCGGCCAGCTCCCGGTGTCGCCGGGCGGCGAGACGCAGCGCGAGATGGCCTTCCGCTTCGGCGTCAATCTCGTGATGCATGCCCTGACCGGCAACTACAAGGACGACCAGGTCCACCTGCCCGACATCATGCAGAGGTTGAGGCGATGA
- a CDS encoding CoA pyrophosphatase, with product MTVDEIVHRVRNRSVRLASGLPVPQPPLGSDFSLNGLVSAPETWRPAAVLVPLVRRAPGLTVLLTQRTDDMPSHAGQIAFPGGRQQKEDKDAVATALRETEEEVGLERRFVDVIGSLDRYRTGTGYEITPVVGIVEPGFATHADPREVADVFEVPLAHFLDERNHRIDSRVWQGRERRYYAMPFGKRYIWGATAGMLKNLHFILTADRDR from the coding sequence ATGACCGTTGACGAAATCGTGCATCGGGTGCGCAACCGAAGCGTCCGTCTGGCATCCGGTTTGCCCGTCCCCCAGCCCCCGCTTGGCAGCGACTTCTCCCTGAACGGCCTGGTCTCGGCGCCCGAGACCTGGCGGCCGGCGGCGGTGCTGGTGCCGCTGGTGCGGCGGGCGCCCGGCCTGACGGTGCTGCTGACCCAGCGCACCGACGACATGCCGAGCCATGCCGGCCAGATCGCCTTTCCCGGCGGCCGCCAGCAGAAGGAAGACAAGGACGCCGTCGCCACCGCGTTGCGCGAGACGGAAGAAGAGGTCGGCCTCGAGCGCCGCTTCGTCGACGTGATCGGTTCGCTCGACCGCTACCGCACCGGCACCGGCTACGAGATCACGCCGGTGGTCGGCATCGTCGAGCCGGGCTTTGCGACCCATGCCGATCCGCGCGAGGTCGCCGACGTCTTCGAGGTGCCGCTCGCCCATTTCCTCGACGAGCGCAACCACAGGATCGACAGCCGCGTCTGGCAGGGCAGGGAGCGGCGCTACTACGCCATGCCCTTCGGCAAGCGCTACATCTGGGGGGCCACGGCGGGTATGCTGAAGAACCTGCATTTCATTCTGACGGCCGATAGGGACAGATGA
- a CDS encoding glyoxylate/hydroxypyruvate reductase A, whose amino-acid sequence MALLIVNLDKVIGSAEEFRAAFGERLPGLPIRFWPDVGEPRDIEYLAFMHPDFDKLPSFPNLRAMFSRSAGVEAFARHPRLPKAPLGKVEPAEGDPMMTEYVVMHVLRLHRDMPGYQAAQARKEWRRVPIVRPEQRRIGFLGLGLMATAPALVLRSLGFPVSAWVRSPRPAAEVPLFHGDDQLERFLGQTDIAVCLLPLTPATEGILSARTFAMMPRGAMLVNVGRGKHVVDEDLIAALDSGQLAHAALDALWPEPLPPESPLWTHPKVTVMPHVARRPTVGQLVAEVAANIRSLEAGGRLLQEVDVARGY is encoded by the coding sequence ATGGCGCTGCTCATCGTCAACCTGGACAAGGTCATCGGCAGCGCCGAGGAATTCCGCGCCGCGTTCGGCGAGCGGCTGCCCGGCCTGCCGATCCGCTTCTGGCCCGACGTCGGCGAGCCGAGGGACATCGAATACCTCGCCTTCATGCATCCGGATTTCGACAAGCTGCCTTCCTTCCCCAACCTCAGGGCCATGTTCAGCCGGTCGGCCGGCGTCGAGGCCTTCGCCCGGCATCCCAGGCTGCCGAAGGCGCCGCTCGGCAAGGTGGAACCGGCGGAGGGCGATCCGATGATGACGGAATACGTCGTCATGCACGTGCTGCGCCTGCATCGCGACATGCCGGGCTACCAGGCCGCGCAGGCGCGCAAGGAATGGCGCCGCGTGCCGATCGTGCGGCCCGAGCAGCGGCGGATCGGCTTCCTGGGGCTGGGCCTGATGGCGACGGCGCCGGCGCTGGTGCTGCGGTCGCTGGGTTTCCCGGTCTCGGCGTGGGTGCGCTCGCCGCGGCCGGCGGCGGAGGTGCCGCTGTTCCACGGCGACGACCAGCTGGAGCGGTTCCTCGGCCAGACGGATATCGCCGTCTGCCTGCTGCCGCTGACGCCGGCGACCGAGGGCATCCTCAGCGCGCGCACCTTCGCGATGATGCCGCGCGGCGCCATGCTGGTGAATGTCGGGCGCGGCAAGCACGTGGTGGACGAGGATTTGATCGCGGCGCTCGACTCGGGGCAGCTCGCCCATGCCGCGCTCGATGCGCTGTGGCCCGAGCCGCTGCCGCCGGAGAGCCCGTTGTGGACTCACCCCAAGGTCACGGTGATGCCGCACGTGGCGCGGCGGCCGACCGTCGGCCAGCTGGTCGCCGAGGTCGCGGCGAACATCAGGAGCCTCGAGGCGGGCGGACGGCTGCTGCAGGAAGTCGACGTGGCGCGGGGGTATTGA
- a CDS encoding CCA tRNA nucleotidyltransferase — protein sequence MAGPAAHLAGDQRPRLRHRRLRRHVLHPGPGLRRPLLVSAFAWMDATEVRTLLAALARAGIEGRFVGGCVRNSVLGRPVDDIDIAVNRPPGTVMAALAAAAIKVVPTGLKHGTVTAVIDRHAFELTSLRRDVETDGRRAVVAYTDDWREDASRRDFTFNALYAEPDGTIHDWFDGRADLAAGRVRFIGDPDRRIAEDRLRVLRFFRFHAWYGRPPIDDAGVAACRRHSGTLEALSAERVAKELLKLLAAPHPADSVEAMIEVGALDRWLPEVEGTARLAALIAREEAGAEKPDALRRLAALLPVGADAAAIGRRLRLSTQEALRLDVMLAREPVVGLEPRAELHRLGTTLFVDRLLLQGPSGWRDALALARRWTPPELPVSGADALELGLKPGPKVGELLDAVERWWIAGDFAADRAACLAELKRLAEAQ from the coding sequence ATGGCAGGACCTGCCGCTCACCTGGCTGGCGATCAGCGGCCTCGCCTGCGCCATCGTCGGCTTCGTCGTCATGTTCTTCACCCAGGACCAGGGCTACGGCGGCCTCTTCTCGTGAGCGCCTTCGCCTGGATGGACGCGACCGAGGTCCGCACGCTGCTCGCGGCGCTGGCCAGGGCGGGCATCGAGGGCCGCTTCGTCGGCGGCTGCGTGCGCAATTCGGTGCTCGGCCGGCCGGTCGACGACATCGACATCGCCGTCAATCGGCCGCCCGGCACGGTGATGGCGGCGCTCGCCGCGGCGGCGATCAAGGTGGTTCCCACCGGGCTGAAGCACGGCACCGTGACGGCGGTGATCGACCGGCATGCCTTCGAACTGACCTCGCTGCGCCGCGACGTCGAGACCGACGGCCGCCGCGCCGTCGTCGCCTACACCGACGACTGGCGCGAGGACGCCTCGCGCCGCGACTTCACCTTCAACGCGCTCTACGCCGAGCCCGACGGCACCATCCACGACTGGTTCGACGGCCGCGCCGATCTCGCCGCCGGCCGCGTGCGCTTCATCGGCGATCCCGACCGGCGCATCGCCGAGGATCGCCTGCGCGTGCTGCGCTTCTTCCGCTTTCACGCCTGGTACGGCCGGCCGCCGATCGACGACGCGGGCGTCGCCGCCTGCCGGCGCCATTCAGGCACCCTGGAGGCGCTCAGCGCCGAGCGCGTGGCGAAGGAGCTGCTGAAGCTGCTCGCCGCGCCGCATCCCGCCGATTCGGTCGAGGCGATGATCGAGGTGGGCGCCCTCGACCGCTGGCTGCCGGAGGTCGAGGGCACGGCACGCCTGGCCGCGCTGATCGCCCGCGAGGAGGCGGGCGCCGAGAAGCCCGACGCGCTGCGCCGTCTGGCCGCGCTGCTGCCCGTCGGCGCCGATGCCGCGGCGATCGGCAGGCGGCTCAGGCTCTCGACCCAGGAGGCGCTGCGTCTCGACGTGATGCTGGCGCGCGAACCGGTCGTCGGCCTCGAGCCGCGTGCCGAGCTCCATCGGCTGGGCACGACGCTCTTCGTCGACCGCCTGCTGCTGCAGGGCCCGTCCGGCTGGCGGGACGCGCTCGCGCTCGCGCGGCGCTGGACGCCGCCCGAGCTGCCGGTGAGCGGCGCCGACGCGCTCGAGCTCGGGCTGAAGCCCGGACCGAAGGTCGGCGAATTGCTGGACGCCGTCGAACGCTGGTGGATCGCCGGCGACTTCGCCGCCGACCGCGCCGCCTGCCTCGCCGAACTGAAGCGGCTGGCGGAGGCACAATGA